Proteins co-encoded in one Pseudomonas fluorescens genomic window:
- the rpsA gene encoding 30S ribosomal protein S1: MSESFAELFEESLKTLNLQAGSIITGVIVDIDYQARWVTVHAGLKSEALIPLEQFYNDAGELNINVGDEVHVALDSVEDGFGETKLSREKAKRAECWIVLEAAFAAEEVVKGVINGKVKGGFTVDVNGIRAFLPGSLVDVRPVRDTTHLEGKELEFKVIKLDQKRNNVVVSRRSVLEAENSAEREALLESLQEGQQVKGIVKNLTDYGAFVDLGGVDGLLHITDMAWKRIKHPSEIVNVGDEIDVKVLKYDRERNRVSLGLKQLGEDPWVAIKARYPESTRVTARVTNLTDYGCFAELEEGVEGLVHVSEMDWTNKNIHPSKVVQVGDEVEVMVLDIDEERRRISLGIKQCKSNPWEDFSGQFNKGDKISGTIKSITDFGIFIGLDGGIDGLVHLSDISWNEVGEEAVRRFKKGDELDTVILSVDPERERISLGIKQLESDPFSEYVSVNDKGAIVTGTVKEVDAKGAIIVLADDIEATLKASEISRDRVEDARNVLKEGQQVEAKIISVDRKSRVIQLSIKSKDDAEEKEAIQSLKAAPEGEAADTTMAALLRQAMAKQN, from the coding sequence ATGAGCGAAAGCTTTGCGGAACTCTTTGAAGAAAGCCTAAAGACCCTGAACCTTCAGGCAGGCTCCATCATCACCGGTGTTATCGTTGATATCGATTACCAGGCTCGCTGGGTAACCGTTCACGCTGGCTTGAAGTCCGAAGCACTGATCCCTCTGGAGCAGTTCTACAACGACGCTGGCGAACTGAACATCAACGTCGGTGACGAAGTTCACGTTGCTCTGGACTCGGTTGAAGACGGTTTCGGTGAAACCAAGCTGTCCCGTGAAAAAGCCAAGCGCGCTGAATGCTGGATCGTTCTGGAAGCAGCCTTCGCAGCTGAGGAAGTGGTCAAGGGCGTTATCAACGGTAAGGTTAAAGGCGGCTTCACTGTCGACGTTAACGGCATCCGTGCGTTCCTGCCAGGTTCCCTGGTTGACGTCCGTCCAGTGCGCGACACCACGCATCTGGAAGGCAAAGAGCTGGAATTCAAGGTCATCAAGCTGGACCAGAAGCGCAACAACGTTGTCGTTTCCCGTCGCAGCGTCCTGGAAGCCGAGAACTCCGCCGAGCGTGAAGCTCTGCTGGAATCCCTGCAGGAAGGCCAGCAAGTCAAAGGTATCGTCAAAAACCTCACCGATTACGGCGCATTCGTCGATCTGGGTGGCGTGGACGGCCTGCTGCACATCACCGACATGGCGTGGAAGCGTATCAAGCACCCTTCCGAAATCGTCAATGTTGGCGACGAGATCGACGTCAAGGTTCTGAAGTACGATCGCGAGCGCAATCGTGTTTCCCTGGGCCTGAAGCAACTGGGCGAAGATCCATGGGTTGCTATCAAAGCCCGTTACCCAGAAAGCACTCGCGTTACCGCTCGTGTAACCAACCTGACCGACTACGGCTGCTTCGCTGAGCTGGAAGAAGGCGTTGAAGGTCTGGTACACGTTTCGGAAATGGACTGGACCAACAAGAACATCCACCCTTCGAAAGTCGTACAAGTCGGCGACGAAGTGGAAGTTATGGTTCTGGACATCGACGAAGAGCGTCGTCGTATCTCCCTGGGCATCAAGCAGTGCAAGTCGAACCCATGGGAAGACTTCTCTGGCCAGTTCAACAAGGGCGACAAGATCTCCGGCACCATCAAGTCGATCACCGATTTCGGTATCTTCATTGGTCTGGACGGCGGCATCGACGGTCTGGTTCACCTGTCCGACATCTCCTGGAACGAAGTGGGCGAAGAAGCCGTACGTCGTTTCAAGAAGGGCGACGAGCTGGACACCGTTATCCTGTCGGTTGACCCGGAGCGTGAGCGTATCTCCCTGGGTATCAAGCAGCTGGAAAGCGATCCGTTCTCCGAGTACGTCTCGGTTAACGACAAAGGCGCAATCGTTACTGGCACCGTGAAAGAAGTTGACGCCAAAGGCGCCATCATCGTTCTGGCCGACGATATCGAAGCGACTCTGAAAGCCTCCGAAATCAGCCGTGACCGCGTTGAAGACGCGCGCAACGTTCTGAAAGAAGGCCAGCAAGTAGAAGCCAAGATCATCAGCGTTGATCGCAAGAGCCGCGTAATCCAGCTCTCGATCAAGTCGAAAGATGATGCTGAAGAGAAAGAAGCCATCCAGAGCCTGAAAGCAGCTCCGGAAGGTGAAGCAGCTGACACCACCATGGCGGCACTGCTGCGTCAAGCAATGGCCAAACAGAACTGA
- the cmk gene encoding (d)CMP kinase — protein sequence MNNIAPVITIDGPSGSGKGTVAGILAKRLGWNLLDSGALYRLLAFAAHNHGVDLTNEELLKKLAAHLDVQFIAATDGQLQRIILEGDEVSDVIRTESVGSGASQVAALPAVREALLQRQRAFQEAPGLVADGRDMGTVVFPNAPLKIFLTASAEERARRRYLQLKGKVEGVSLSSLLDEIRARDERDTQRAVAPLKPAADAIQLDSTELSIDQVLERIMSEIAIRDIAG from the coding sequence GTGAACAACATTGCTCCGGTCATCACCATCGATGGGCCAAGCGGCTCGGGCAAAGGCACCGTAGCCGGGATTTTGGCCAAGCGTCTGGGCTGGAATCTGCTGGATTCCGGAGCGCTGTATCGCCTGTTGGCGTTTGCTGCGCACAACCATGGTGTCGACCTGACCAATGAAGAACTGCTGAAAAAACTCGCCGCTCATCTGGATGTGCAGTTTATTGCAGCGACCGACGGTCAGTTGCAGCGCATCATTCTGGAAGGTGATGAAGTCAGCGATGTCATCCGCACCGAGAGCGTCGGTTCCGGCGCTTCCCAGGTGGCTGCATTGCCGGCCGTGCGCGAGGCGCTGCTTCAACGCCAGCGTGCTTTCCAGGAAGCACCGGGTCTGGTGGCCGATGGTCGCGACATGGGAACGGTGGTGTTTCCGAATGCGCCTTTGAAGATTTTCCTGACCGCCAGTGCCGAGGAGCGGGCGCGCCGTCGATATTTGCAGTTGAAGGGCAAAGTCGAGGGTGTTAGTCTGTCGAGTCTGCTAGATGAGATCCGTGCGCGCGACGAGCGTGATACCCAGCGAGCGGTGGCCCCGCTCAAGCCGGCGGCCGACGCCATACAGCTGGATTCCACGGAGTTGTCCATCGATCAGGTGCTTGAACGCATCATGAGCGAGATCGCCATTCGCGATATCGCCGGGTGA